The proteins below come from a single Aegilops tauschii subsp. strangulata cultivar AL8/78 chromosome 6, Aet v6.0, whole genome shotgun sequence genomic window:
- the LOC120967056 gene encoding F-box protein At4g09920-like — MEDELANKRGRVEPEPQEPPANMDFISSLPDEMLVTIISHLPIKNGVRATILSRQWCPLWPTTPLDIIVDHEFCSGEQQRLDALSHVLATHLGLVRRLAIGRLNPHNKIEPRLHYWFLSLALDRLEELNLHARHPCSLPPSVLRLAPTLHRATFRRCIFPRIDVTRTLHLPKLKHLELIAIRIWKEDLERLLIGCTTLEYLRLHAMDGFSSLHITSTNVRAIYVHCWRRPWLLVEVFHDIVIENAPFLERLYVLDKLGPARIRVIHAPKLIVLGYSCAEFNELVTGSLSIQKMIPTSLTRPLRIVKILALQSVSPDLDEVVRFLRCFPGTEKLYIKILAGPKVNLTEITFNEYRCTTPEIKFARFFVEKARLLKVMRFALYLVHRSERIAKDAGVYS, encoded by the exons ATGGAGGATGAGCTGGCCAACAAGCGAGGGCGGGTCGAGCCAGAACCGCAAGAGCCTCCGGCGAACATGGACTTCATTAGCAGCCTCCCTGACGAGATGTTGGTAACCATCATATCCCACCTCCCAATCAAAAATGGTGTGCGGGCCACTATCCTCTCGCGGCAGTGGTGCCCCCTCTGGCCCACCACTCCCCTGGACATCATCGTCGACCACGAGTTCTGCAGCGGGGAGCAGCAACGTCTGGACGCATTGTCCCACGTCCTCGCCACACACCTTGGGCTGGTCAGACGCCTTGCTATCGGCAGGCTCAATCCCCACAACAAGATCGAACCCAGATTGCACTACTGGTTCCTATCCCTAGCCCTGGATCGGCTCGAGGAGCTCAACCTACATGCTAGACATCCTTGCTCGCTGCCGCCGTCCgtgctccgcctcgcgcccacgctgcacCGCGCTACATTTAGGCGGTGCATTTTCCCCCGGATCGATGTCACACGCACTCTTCATCTTCCTAAACTTAAGCACCTCGAGCTCATTGCCATCCGCATCTGGAAGGAGGATTTGGAGCGCCTGCTCATCGGCTGTACaacgctcgagtaccttcgtcttcatgCGATGGATGGGTTCAGTAGCCTCCACATCACCTCGACGAATGTTCGTGCGATTTATGTGCATTGCTGGCGCCGCCCATGGCTGCTAGTTGAGGTGTTTCATGATAttgtcattgagaatgcgcctttcctcgAGAGATTGTATGTACTTGATAAATTAGGTCCAGCAAGAATCAGGGTCATTCACGCACCGAAATTGATAGTGTTGGGCTATTCGTGTGCTGAATTCAACGAACTTGTTACTGGATCATTATCCATTCAG aaaatgattcccacaagcttgacccggCCTCTGCGCATAGTGAAGATCTTGGCACTACAATCTGTCAGCCCCGATCTGGATGAAGTTGTTAGATTCCTTAGATGCTTTCCTGGCACGGAGAAGTTATACATCAAG ATACTAGCAGGCCCGAAAGTAAATCTCACAGAAATTACTTTTAACGAGTACCGATGCACCACACCAGAAATTAAATTTGCCAGGTTCTTTGTTGAGAAAGCAAGgttgctcaaggtaatgaggtttgccctataTTTAGTACACAGAAGTGAACGGATTGCTAAAGACGCAGGCGTCTACAGCTGA